One genomic segment of Gammaproteobacteria bacterium includes these proteins:
- a CDS encoding phosphoadenosine phosphosulfate reductase, producing the protein MYIIRSNYSNNAIALVQWAHQQGLQDVVVCYVDTGWAAEGWLDYVAQCERYVEELGFRVKHLKSRLPFDELMSVKNGFPTARFQWCSLHLKGIPLLQWLEEEDPEEQATILIGKRRTEHENVPEFIDCCEFHGERKVWHPLLNHSDSERNALIAQTGFEPLSTLSGECSPCINSRVPDLSNLSKSDIAKVEELEEDLDALLFNPEQCAGNRGIVNVVSWAKQADKAALDAKFGCSFSFGCGV; encoded by the coding sequence ATGTATATAATTCGCAGTAATTACAGTAACAACGCCATCGCCTTAGTGCAGTGGGCACACCAGCAAGGGCTACAAGATGTGGTGGTTTGTTATGTGGATACCGGCTGGGCAGCCGAAGGGTGGCTTGATTATGTGGCGCAGTGTGAGCGCTATGTCGAAGAGCTTGGCTTTAGGGTTAAACACCTTAAATCACGGCTCCCTTTTGATGAGCTGATGAGTGTTAAAAATGGATTTCCAACAGCACGTTTTCAGTGGTGCAGCCTGCACCTCAAAGGGATTCCGTTACTACAGTGGCTGGAAGAGGAAGACCCCGAAGAGCAAGCCACTATCCTGATTGGCAAGCGCCGTACAGAACATGAAAATGTACCTGAATTCATCGACTGCTGCGAATTTCATGGAGAGCGTAAAGTCTGGCACCCACTGCTTAACCACTCAGATAGTGAGCGTAACGCATTAATTGCACAGACCGGTTTTGAACCACTCTCCACACTGAGCGGAGAGTGCTCCCCCTGCATCAACAGCCGCGTGCCGGATCTATCAAACCTCTCTAAAAGTGACATAGCCAAAGTCGAAGAGCTGGAAGAAGATCTCGACGCCCTTCTGTTCAACCCAGAACAGTGTGCGGGCAACAGGGGTATTGTCAATGTAGTCTCTTGGGCAAAACAGGCGGATAAAGCGGCGCTTGATGCTAAATTTGGGTGCAGTTTTTCATTTGGGTGTGGTGTTTAA
- a CDS encoding SlyX family protein, which translates to MVQESALEVEARIIELETKQAFQDDLLHELNDIVAEQSQTISALLRETQTLRHMLKNLASSNIAAQSEESPPPHY; encoded by the coding sequence ATGGTCCAAGAGAGTGCATTAGAGGTAGAGGCCCGCATTATTGAGTTAGAAACCAAGCAGGCATTCCAAGACGACCTACTACATGAACTCAATGATATTGTTGCCGAACAGTCACAGACCATCAGCGCACTGTTGCGTGAAACTCAGACTTTACGTCACATGCTAAAAAACCTAGCATCATCCAATATCGCAGCGCAGAGCGAAGAGAGTCCCCCGCCCCACTACTAG
- the rlmKL gene encoding bifunctional 23S rRNA (guanine(2069)-N(7))-methyltransferase RlmK/23S rRNA (guanine(2445)-N(2))-methyltransferase RlmL, producing MPEALKLFASTPKGMEQLLADEIKQLGGFHMNPVRAGVEFTGTLETAYKLCLWSRVANRVLLSLPSFEAKTPEALYEGIQRTDWSKQMSPEGTLAVDFNISRSKINHSHYAALKVKDAVVDQFRDKYDLRPSVDTEYPDLRINCYLAKNICRLSIDLSGDSLHRRGYRLEGGGAPLKENLAAAILLLAGWPAIAAEGGSLVDPMCGSATLLIEGAMMAADIAPGLLRSHFGFTFWKQHDPILWASLLAEAEQRRELGLATLPAIQGFDIDGKMISIARANIERAGLQQQINVTGADITQAVPADLPPGLVVTNPPYGERLGGNKDLSQLYRQLGSTLNKAFSDWRSAIFTGLPKMASYTGLYPETKETLFNGTLQCVLLCYGARKSELSKALDGKSEGAPMLANRLNKNRRRLANWLRREEISCYRLYDADLPEYALAIDLYQGDRLWVNVQEYQAPASIDPAKAAQRLRDALHSIKEVLDISNSQLFLKQRRKQKGSSQYERYDQKEQFHTVTEGPIKCLVNLSDYLDSGLFLDHRLTRRMIGEMSRGKRFLNLFAYTGVATLYAAAGGASETRTIDMSNTYIAWAQRNMELNGFTGAEHNLLKADCLEWIKQEFKQGGQYDLIFLDPPSFSNSKRMEQTFDVLRDHVALIDEVSQLLSDGGTLIFSNNNRKFKMDHDALPALEIIDMSAQTIPEDFKRNQKIHNCWRITRKGEE from the coding sequence ATGCCAGAAGCACTGAAACTGTTTGCATCCACACCCAAAGGGATGGAGCAACTGCTCGCCGATGAGATCAAGCAGCTTGGTGGCTTTCATATGAATCCGGTGCGGGCAGGTGTTGAATTCACAGGCACCCTCGAGACCGCATACAAACTCTGCCTCTGGTCTCGCGTTGCCAACCGTGTTCTGCTCTCGCTCCCCAGCTTCGAAGCCAAAACACCCGAAGCACTCTACGAGGGGATACAGCGAACCGACTGGTCTAAGCAGATGTCACCCGAAGGCACCCTGGCAGTCGACTTCAACATTAGCCGCTCCAAGATCAACCATAGCCACTATGCGGCACTCAAAGTAAAAGATGCCGTGGTCGATCAATTCCGCGACAAGTATGACTTACGCCCCTCAGTCGATACCGAATACCCCGACCTACGCATCAACTGTTATCTGGCAAAAAATATCTGTCGCCTCAGTATCGACCTCTCCGGTGACAGCTTACATCGTCGTGGTTACCGATTAGAAGGTGGCGGCGCACCCCTCAAGGAGAACTTGGCGGCAGCCATCCTACTGCTGGCCGGTTGGCCCGCCATTGCAGCAGAAGGTGGCTCACTGGTTGACCCGATGTGCGGTTCCGCCACACTCTTAATAGAGGGCGCCATGATGGCTGCTGATATTGCACCCGGCTTGCTACGCAGCCACTTTGGCTTCACATTCTGGAAACAGCACGACCCGATCCTGTGGGCCTCACTACTTGCAGAGGCGGAGCAACGCCGTGAGCTGGGCCTTGCCACACTGCCCGCCATTCAAGGCTTCGATATTGATGGAAAAATGATCAGTATTGCACGAGCTAATATTGAGCGTGCCGGGCTACAGCAGCAGATCAACGTCACTGGAGCAGACATCACCCAAGCAGTGCCCGCAGACCTCCCACCTGGCCTGGTCGTCACCAACCCCCCTTATGGCGAACGGCTGGGTGGTAATAAAGACCTTTCCCAGCTCTATCGCCAGCTGGGCAGCACACTCAACAAAGCTTTCTCTGACTGGCGCAGCGCCATCTTTACCGGCCTGCCCAAAATGGCCAGCTATACCGGGCTCTACCCCGAGACAAAAGAGACGCTGTTTAACGGCACCTTGCAGTGTGTTTTGCTCTGCTATGGCGCAAGAAAGAGCGAGCTGAGTAAAGCGTTGGACGGTAAAAGTGAAGGCGCACCGATGTTGGCCAATCGATTAAATAAAAACCGCCGCCGCTTGGCCAACTGGCTTCGCCGTGAAGAGATTAGCTGCTACCGGCTCTACGATGCCGACCTGCCTGAGTACGCACTGGCCATCGACCTCTACCAGGGCGATAGACTCTGGGTCAATGTTCAGGAGTATCAGGCACCCGCCTCCATCGATCCGGCCAAAGCTGCACAACGCCTGCGAGATGCACTGCACAGTATTAAAGAGGTTCTCGACATCAGCAATTCTCAGCTCTTTCTCAAGCAGCGCCGCAAACAGAAAGGGAGTAGCCAATATGAACGCTATGACCAAAAAGAGCAGTTCCATACGGTCACCGAAGGGCCGATTAAATGCCTGGTCAACCTGAGCGACTACCTGGATAGCGGGCTTTTTCTAGACCACCGACTCACCCGCCGCATGATCGGTGAGATGAGCAGAGGAAAGCGTTTTCTTAACTTGTTTGCCTATACCGGTGTCGCCACCCTGTATGCCGCAGCGGGCGGAGCCAGCGAAACACGCACCATTGACATGTCTAACACCTACATCGCATGGGCACAACGCAATATGGAACTGAATGGCTTCACAGGAGCAGAGCACAATCTGCTCAAAGCAGACTGCCTTGAGTGGATCAAGCAAGAGTTCAAGCAGGGCGGCCAATATGATCTAATATTCCTCGATCCCCCCTCATTTTCCAACTCGAAACGCATGGAGCAGACCTTCGATGTACTACGCGACCACGTGGCACTGATCGATGAAGTAAGTCAACTATTGAGTGATGGCGGCACCCTGATATTCTCAAACAACAATCGAAAGTTCAAAATGGACCATGACGCACTCCCCGCACTGGAGATTATCGACATGAGCGCACAAACCATTCCTGAGGACTTCAAACGCAACCAAAAAATTCATAACTGCTGGCGCATAACGCGCAAGGGGGAAGAATAA
- the rluD gene encoding 23S rRNA pseudouridine(1911/1915/1917) synthase RluD yields the protein MSEHIQLDATLPDALAGRRLDQALAEVFPDYSRSRLKQWLEAGNILVDGQKHRPKDKIWGGEKVVLDVVLEPQREYVAQAIPLDIVYEDEQLLVINKPSGLVVHPGSGNPDGTMLNALLHHAPELENIPRAGIVHRLDKETTGLLVVAKTLPAQTALVEQLQERAFEREYDAISVGKMTAGGRIEAPIGRHPVDRVRMAVISSGKDAVTHYRVAERFRGHVHIKVKLETGRTHQIRVHMSHRQYPLVGDPVYGGRLRFPRGCSDDLRQVLRAFKRQALHASRLGLVHPETGEHIEWHAKLPDDIEQLMAALRLDAKGA from the coding sequence ATGTCAGAACATATACAGTTAGATGCCACGCTTCCTGATGCATTGGCAGGTCGGCGCCTTGATCAGGCGCTTGCAGAGGTTTTTCCGGACTATTCACGTTCGCGCCTTAAGCAGTGGCTGGAGGCGGGGAATATCTTGGTCGATGGCCAAAAGCACCGCCCTAAGGATAAGATATGGGGCGGGGAGAAGGTGGTGCTGGATGTGGTGCTGGAACCCCAGCGTGAGTATGTGGCGCAGGCGATTCCGCTCGATATTGTTTATGAAGATGAGCAGCTGCTGGTTATTAATAAGCCTTCGGGGCTGGTTGTTCATCCTGGTAGCGGTAACCCTGATGGGACGATGTTGAATGCGTTGCTTCATCATGCGCCCGAGCTGGAGAATATCCCCCGTGCCGGTATTGTTCACCGCCTGGATAAAGAGACAACGGGACTGCTGGTAGTGGCCAAAACATTGCCTGCGCAAACGGCATTGGTTGAACAGCTACAGGAGCGCGCCTTCGAGCGTGAATATGATGCCATTTCGGTGGGTAAAATGACGGCAGGTGGGCGTATTGAGGCGCCTATTGGTCGCCATCCTGTGGATCGGGTCCGTATGGCGGTGATTAGTAGTGGAAAAGATGCGGTGACCCACTATCGTGTGGCTGAGCGTTTTCGGGGTCATGTCCACATCAAGGTGAAACTTGAGACCGGGCGCACACATCAAATTCGGGTACATATGTCCCATCGTCAATATCCGCTGGTAGGGGACCCGGTTTACGGTGGCCGGTTACGTTTCCCTCGGGGTTGCAGTGATGATCTGCGTCAAGTATTGCGTGCATTTAAGCGCCAGGCACTGCATGCGAGTAGGCTGGGGTTGGTACACCCCGAAACAGGCGAGCATATTGAGTGGCACGCAAAACTGCCGGATGATATTGAGCAGTTGATGGCCGCTTTGCGACTGGATGCAAAGGGAGCGTAA
- the pgeF gene encoding peptidoglycan editing factor PgeF, with protein MGLASSFIIPDWPAPECVRAVSTTRQGGGSQPPYATFNLATHVGDDPQQVVENRDHLQKQLNFPSSPAWMRQVHGIDIHTLADPPLASLQGDGAVSFKAGLVCAVMTADCLPVLLCDRSGQVVAAIHAGWRGLCSGVIERCIQQMQRPGDQLLAWLGPAIGPDAFQVGAEVLDRFVAHDQAAVKAFVRQDESHWLADIYQLARLRLLSQGVTAIYGGQYCTFQQNDLFFSYRREGETGRMASLIWLQ; from the coding sequence ATGGGGTTGGCCTCCTCTTTTATTATCCCCGACTGGCCAGCACCTGAATGTGTGCGGGCCGTTAGCACGACTCGACAGGGGGGTGGCAGCCAGCCACCCTATGCAACCTTCAACTTAGCCACGCATGTAGGAGATGATCCGCAGCAGGTGGTTGAAAATCGTGATCACTTACAAAAGCAACTCAATTTCCCATCCTCACCAGCCTGGATGAGGCAGGTGCACGGTATCGATATTCACACCTTGGCTGATCCGCCGCTGGCTTCGCTTCAAGGGGATGGGGCTGTTAGCTTTAAGGCGGGTTTGGTGTGTGCGGTAATGACCGCAGATTGCCTTCCTGTGCTGCTTTGTGACCGTTCGGGGCAAGTGGTTGCTGCCATTCATGCCGGATGGCGGGGGCTTTGCTCGGGGGTTATTGAGCGCTGTATTCAGCAGATGCAGCGACCGGGTGATCAGCTATTAGCGTGGCTCGGCCCGGCGATTGGCCCGGATGCTTTTCAGGTGGGAGCTGAAGTGCTTGATCGCTTTGTAGCCCATGACCAGGCAGCGGTGAAGGCTTTTGTGCGCCAGGATGAAAGCCACTGGTTGGCTGACATCTATCAGCTTGCCCGGCTGCGGTTGTTGTCTCAGGGGGTTACGGCTATTTACGGCGGTCAGTACTGTACATTTCAGCAAAATGATCTATTTTTCTCCTATCGCCGAGAGGGTGAGACAGGGCGTATGGCCAGTTTGATCTGGTTGCAGTGA
- a CDS encoding ZIP family metal transporter has protein sequence MTLLYIILFCLLGGLLSVAAAATFLLINEKIRIRILPHLVSFAIGSLLGAAFLGLLPHALESAHVTDVHDITLAVLVGLLSFFILEKMVLWRHCHSHECEVHGDAEHSTEHAAPAATLVIVGDSIHNFVDGVLIAAAFLTDIKLGIVTALAVAAHEIPQEVGDFVILLNSGYSRSKALLFNMLTTLGTVAGGVLAYFTLQQIEPLIPYVLAVAASSFIYIAVADLIPSLHKRTHLSATFQQVALIVSGVLLIYFAHTLLH, from the coding sequence ATGACCCTGCTATACATCATTCTTTTTTGTCTGTTAGGCGGCTTGCTGAGTGTGGCGGCTGCGGCCACCTTTTTGCTGATAAACGAAAAAATCCGTATCCGTATTTTGCCCCATTTAGTCAGTTTTGCGATTGGTTCGCTGCTGGGTGCGGCATTTTTAGGTTTGCTTCCCCATGCGTTGGAGTCTGCCCATGTGACAGATGTTCACGATATAACGCTGGCGGTATTGGTGGGTTTATTAAGTTTCTTTATTTTGGAGAAAATGGTGTTGTGGCGGCACTGCCACTCTCACGAATGTGAAGTGCATGGGGATGCTGAGCACAGCACAGAGCACGCAGCCCCTGCGGCAACATTGGTGATTGTGGGTGACTCTATCCATAATTTTGTGGATGGTGTACTGATTGCGGCGGCATTTTTAACGGATATTAAATTGGGTATTGTGACTGCGTTAGCGGTCGCGGCGCATGAGATTCCACAAGAAGTTGGGGATTTTGTGATACTGCTTAATAGCGGCTATAGCCGTTCAAAAGCGCTGTTATTTAACATGCTGACCACGCTGGGCACCGTGGCGGGTGGCGTGCTGGCTTACTTTACACTACAGCAAATAGAGCCGCTTATTCCCTATGTATTGGCGGTTGCGGCATCCAGTTTTATCTATATTGCAGTGGCTGATCTGATTCCTAGCTTGCACAAGCGAACCCATTTAAGTGCCACTTTTCAGCAGGTGGCGCTCATTGTTTCTGGGGTACTCTTGATCTATTTTGCCCACACCCTGTTGCACTGA
- the trmB gene encoding tRNA (guanosine(46)-N7)-methyltransferase TrmB, protein MSTLKHLRKVRSFVRRQGRLTKGQLRALDEIWPVYGVEYSEQLLDLETLFKRQARRVLEVGFGNGSSLAAMAKSQPESDFIGIEVHRPGIGNLLLQIETQEITNIRLCYHDAMEVLQQQIPDNSLDQFQLFFPDPWQKNRHHKRRIVQPPLLDLLAKKLKKSGTIHMATDWENYAKQMMAQLNKHPDFENSQEDNQFAPRPDYRPLTHFEQRGHRLGHGVWDLIFYRK, encoded by the coding sequence ATGAGTACCCTCAAACACCTTCGCAAGGTTCGCAGCTTTGTGCGCCGCCAAGGCAGGCTAACCAAAGGCCAGCTGCGTGCATTGGATGAAATTTGGCCCGTGTATGGCGTCGAGTATAGCGAGCAGCTGCTTGATCTTGAGACACTTTTCAAGCGTCAGGCACGGCGCGTACTTGAAGTGGGCTTTGGCAATGGCAGCTCACTGGCTGCAATGGCAAAAAGCCAGCCGGAGAGTGACTTTATTGGCATTGAAGTACACCGACCCGGCATCGGAAACCTGTTATTACAAATTGAAACTCAGGAGATCACCAATATTCGGCTCTGTTATCACGATGCCATGGAGGTATTACAGCAGCAGATCCCCGATAACAGCCTGGATCAGTTTCAACTCTTTTTCCCTGATCCGTGGCAAAAAAATCGCCACCATAAGAGGCGTATTGTACAGCCACCACTGCTGGATCTGCTCGCCAAAAAACTGAAAAAAAGTGGCACCATTCACATGGCAACCGACTGGGAAAACTACGCCAAGCAGATGATGGCGCAGCTAAACAAACACCCGGATTTTGAAAACAGCCAAGAAGATAATCAGTTTGCACCACGCCCCGATTACCGCCCCCTTACCCACTTTGAACAGCGCGGGCACCGTTTGGGACATGGTGTATGGGATCTCATATTCTACCGGAAGTAA
- a CDS encoding thiazole synthase, giving the protein MSHTVDTPLIIAGKEYRSRLLVGSGKYQDLEETRQATEASGAEIITVAIRRTNIGQNPGEPNLLDVVPPSQYTILPNTAGCYTADDAIRTCRLGRELLDGHNLVKLEVLGDEKTLYPNITETLVAAEVLINDGFEVMVYTNDDPIIAKRLEEMGCVAVMPLAGLIGSGLGVCNPYNIKLIIENATVPILVDAGVGTPSDATFAMELGCDGVLMNSAIACAKKPVLMASAMKKAIEAGREGFLAGRMPRKQYASASSPIDGAFF; this is encoded by the coding sequence ATGTCACATACGGTAGATACCCCCCTTATTATTGCCGGAAAAGAGTATCGCTCCCGCCTGCTGGTTGGCAGTGGGAAATATCAAGACCTCGAAGAGACTCGCCAGGCAACGGAAGCCAGTGGCGCTGAAATTATTACCGTCGCCATTCGCCGCACCAATATTGGTCAAAACCCTGGGGAGCCTAACCTGCTGGATGTTGTTCCCCCTAGCCAATACACCATTTTACCCAATACCGCAGGTTGCTATACCGCTGATGATGCCATTCGCACTTGTCGCTTGGGGCGCGAGCTGCTCGATGGCCACAACTTGGTGAAACTTGAAGTATTAGGTGATGAAAAAACCCTATATCCCAACATAACCGAGACACTGGTGGCCGCCGAAGTTTTAATAAACGATGGTTTTGAGGTGATGGTTTACACCAATGATGATCCCATTATCGCCAAGCGTCTTGAAGAGATGGGGTGTGTTGCGGTGATGCCACTGGCAGGACTTATCGGCTCCGGACTGGGGGTCTGCAACCCTTATAACATCAAACTAATCATCGAAAATGCAACCGTACCCATCCTGGTTGATGCCGGTGTTGGCACTCCCTCCGATGCCACCTTTGCCATGGAGCTGGGCTGTGATGGTGTATTGATGAACAGCGCCATTGCGTGTGCAAAAAAGCCCGTACTGATGGCCTCCGCCATGAAAAAAGCGATAGAGGCGGGGCGCGAAGGATTCCTGGCGGGCCGTATGCCCCGCAAACAGTATGCCAGTGCCTCCTCACCGATTGATGGTGCCTTTTTCTAA
- the mnmA gene encoding tRNA 2-thiouridine(34) synthase MnmA codes for MNEHNNNQQRVIIGLSGGVDSSVSALLLQQQGYSVQGLFMKNWDQDDEGDYCDSAQDLIDVKKICQQLDIPLFPRNFVKEYWDKVFSYFLEEYRAGRTPNPDVMCNKEIKFKLFLQHALELGADYIATGHYAGIEERDGYFRLMKAFDKNKDQTYFLYTLGQEALSRTLFPLNDIDKPEVRRIAEKHRFINARKKDSTGICFIGERNFREFLSRYLPAQPGEMLTPEGVSMGEHQGLMYYTLGQRQGLGIGGSHDNSGEPWFVVGKDMENNSLIVAQGHDHPWLFSRRLEANQLHWCTGITPSIPLRCYAKTRYRQPDQACTIISLKEGRMTVEFDEPQRAVTPGQSIVLYQGEECLGGGIIENSDAPALTPG; via the coding sequence CAACAAGGCTACAGCGTTCAGGGGTTGTTTATGAAAAATTGGGATCAAGACGATGAGGGTGACTATTGTGACTCCGCGCAAGATTTAATTGATGTCAAAAAGATTTGCCAACAACTTGATATCCCCCTCTTTCCACGCAACTTTGTAAAAGAGTACTGGGATAAGGTGTTTAGTTATTTTCTTGAAGAGTACCGTGCCGGTCGAACCCCCAACCCCGATGTAATGTGTAACAAAGAGATTAAATTCAAACTCTTCTTGCAGCACGCCCTCGAACTGGGAGCCGACTACATTGCAACAGGCCATTACGCCGGCATTGAAGAGCGTGACGGCTACTTTCGTCTCATGAAAGCCTTTGATAAGAACAAAGATCAAACCTATTTTCTGTATACACTGGGGCAAGAGGCTCTCTCACGCACCCTCTTTCCACTCAATGATATTGATAAGCCAGAAGTACGTCGTATTGCTGAAAAACACCGTTTCATCAACGCCCGCAAAAAAGATAGCACCGGCATCTGCTTTATTGGTGAGCGCAATTTTCGTGAGTTCCTCAGTCGTTATTTACCCGCCCAGCCCGGTGAAATGCTCACTCCCGAAGGTGTTTCGATGGGAGAGCACCAAGGGTTGATGTACTACACCCTAGGCCAACGACAAGGATTAGGCATCGGTGGATCTCATGACAACAGTGGTGAGCCGTGGTTTGTGGTGGGTAAAGATATGGAAAATAATAGCCTCATCGTTGCCCAGGGCCACGATCATCCGTGGCTCTTCAGCCGTCGACTTGAAGCAAACCAGCTGCACTGGTGCACCGGTATCACACCGAGCATACCGCTGCGCTGCTATGCAAAAACCCGCTATCGCCAGCCCGATCAAGCATGCACCATCATTTCACTGAAAGAGGGGCGCATGACCGTTGAGTTCGATGAGCCGCAACGTGCCGTCACCCCGGGACAGTCCATTGTTCTCTACCAGGGTGAAGAGTGCCTTGGTGGTGGCATCATCGAAAACTCCGATGCCCCAGCCCTCACTCCCGGATAG